The window CGTATATATTTACAAGAAAGTCAGCCTCTACAAGTATCTGAAAATCAATTCCATCTATCTTGTCATAACTGTGATGATTCCCTATGAGATAGCATATCCTTTCCTTTATTTTTTCAGATAAGTCTATATCTTTTATGAGTTTTCTGGCTACATCTGGGCCTTCTAACTCCTGGTACTTTCCCGCTGAGGAATTATATTTTTCTTCACTAATTTTTATACCTATGTCATGGAGAATAGCTGATATCTCCAGAATTTTCTGCTTTTCACTATCTAAATTTTCCGATTCCCCTATACTTTTGGCAAAGCAGTAGACTTTCAGGGCATGGTTTATCCTTCTTACATCCTTCCCGAAATATGAGATCATAAGTTTTTGAATTTCGTTTACTTCCATAAAAACCTCCCTGAATATTTTCTACAATAATATCTTAAAAAGATCTTCTACATTATCTGCCTGAAACTGAGGACAGGCAGCATCTATCTCTCCTGGGTCTGCAAAACCGTATTTTACCCCTATAGATAATATGCCGTTTTCTCTGGCTCCCTCTATATCAAATTTTCTGTCCCCTACCATAACAGTTTTTTCCTTTGAAATCCCAGGAAATCTTTTCAAGGTTTCAGCTATTATTTCATTTTTATGGGAAAAGCTGTTGTCTAGACTGCTTCCTATTATCTCGTCAAAATATTGACTCAGAAGAAAATGATCTAGTATTTTTTCAGAAAAATGCTGAGGTTTAGATGTAGCCACTGCAAGTTTCATCCCGGACTTTTTTAAATCGGACAAAAGAGTATTTATATTATGAAATGGGATATTTTCATAGAGCCCTTTTTCAGAATATCTTTCTCTGAAGAGATTTACCGCCTTTTCTGAATCACATTTGGAAAATTTATAATGTCCCATAAATGTGTCCATTAGGGGAGGCCCTATAAAATGTTCTAACTCCTTTAAAGAGGTCGGTTTTATACCCATTTTATCAAGGGCGTAACTAACTGATTTTGTTATCCCCACTCGGGAATCAGTGAGAGTACCGTCAAGGTCAAAAATAACCAGGTCAAATTTTTTCATGCTGTCTCCTTTTTTGTAAAATAATTAATTGTAGTTGCTAATTGAAAAAAAGTTCATAAATTGCTGACTATATTTGAACCTGTTACTTTTCTCTTGAAAGAAAAGTAACGGAACTTTGGATAAATCCAACTACTTAGACTAATCACAGCCGCAACATCTATTAAGGATATTAAAACTAATAAAAAACAGCCCTTTTTTAAGGGACTGTAATTTAACATCCTATAAACTGATTGGTTTCTTCACAATAATGATAGCCGATCTCTTTTATTTTATCAGTGAGATCACTCTCTTTCAAATTATAATACCTAAGCAAATCATCAAGACTCTCAAACTCGTCTCGGAGCTTCATATTTACAATACTTAACAAAAGATTTGGATCCATTGATTTCATGTTTTTGATTTCCATAAATTTCCCTCCTCTTTGTATCTTGTTATCTATTGTAATTATAACTTGAGATTTGTCCAAACTCAAGAAAGTACAAAAAAGAGAAAATTTTTATGACTGTTTTGAAAGTATTTTTTTGATTTCTTTCATAGCGTCTAATATTTTTATTGTGGGCCTAGAAAGAGCCCCTTCATCTATCATATAAATGCTTCCGGTTTTTACAGCCTTTATAGAGGAGTAACCAGGTGTTTTCTTTATGTCTTCTTTGGTTCTAGAGTTCATCCTACCCTGCTGTACAAGGTAAGTATCTATTGCTGACCCCTGGGATATTAGATACTCCATATTTACAGGGGTGATGGTAGAAGTTCCTTTTCTTAAGGGCTCTTCATTTCCAGTAAGAATATCTCCCCCGGCTTTTTCTATTATAAAATGAGCTATGGATTCTTTTGATGCAGTATAGAGTCCGTTTTGCATTCTTGCTTCAAAAAATACTTTTTTTCTTTTCCTATCTTGAACCCCTATACTCTCGAGGCCCTTACGGTACTTATTCACATACTCTTTCCCGGCATTTTCTCTCCCTATGAGACGACCTATATCCATCCAGTACCTCTCTAGGTCGTTATAGCTGACAGGCTGAAGTGACACCACTGTTATTCCCATAGATTCAAGTCTTTTAAATAAATTTTTGTTCTTATCTCTGTACATAGGCCTTATAATGACAAGGTCAGGTCTTACAGAAAGATATTTTTCCAGGGAATCGTTATAGGAGAACCCTTTAATCCCCTGGGTTCTTTCTGATATTCCCTTTTCTTTTACTGTCCCTACAAGTTTGCTCTTGCCGCCCAGATCCAAAATAACCTCTGTATGAGCAGGATAGATAGATATTATTCTCTGATAACTTTTTTCTAGTTTTCTAGGCTTACTGCCTTCCATGACCTCGTATGCAAAAACATTTATAGTAATAAGCATCCAGATCACAGCTATTTTGAATTTCATAAAAACCCCCTACATATACGGGATAACAAATTTCTTGTCATCACTTTCCATCATTTTACTGTTAATATTGAAGACATTTTTTATATTCTCCGGTGTGAGAGTATGCTCTGTTTCCCCAATCTTCACCACTTTACCATCTTTTAAAAAGATGATCTCGTCACAGTAAAGTGAAGCAAGGGTAAAATCATGAAACACAGATATCACAGTTAGGCTTTTTTCCTCTACCCTGTCCCTTACTTTTTTTAGAAGGGAGTGGGCATAATAGGGATCTAGATTGGATGTAGATTCATCTAGGAAAAGTATAGGGGTTTCCTGTATCAGTGCCTTCCCAAAAATCGCCCTCTGTCTCTCTCCACCACTAAGATCAGTTATTTTCTTGTCTATTATACTACCTAGTTCTAGTTCTTTTACCACTTCGTTTATTATCTCTCTGTCTTCTTTCCCAAGAAAGCTAAACTTTTTCTTATGTGGATATCTTCCCATCTCAAGGATCTCTTCCACATTAAATGAGAAGGAAGTATTAAAGTTTTGTGGAACTAGAGCCAAAACTTTGGCCAAATCTTTTTTATGATACTTTTTCAGGTCTTTACCCATGACCTCTATACTTCCATGGTAATCGGCTATCACTCCGCATATTATGTCCATAAGAGTTGTTTTCCCGCTTCCGTTAGGACCTAGTATCCCATAAAATCGCCCTTTTTTTATATGAAGGTCCACACCTTTTATTATATTTTTTCCAGGTACCGAATAATTTATATTCTCAGCTTTTATCATCTAGAGTCTACCTCCCGAAAGCCTTTTCCTAAATATAAAGGCAAAGAATGGTGCTCCTAAAAGTGAGGTCATTATTCCTATGGGAATCTCATTTGGCAGCACAGCTCTTACAAGGTTGTCTGCAGCAGATAATATTATAGCACCCCAGATGGCACATATAAATATAAGTTTCTTATTGTCAGTTCCAACAAGAAATCTCATTAGATGTGGTACTATCAGACCCACGAACCCTATTATCCCGCATACAGATACTGAAACTGCCGATATTATAGAAGCAGTTACCAGAAGTATTTTTCTGACTCTAGAGGTTTCAACCCCCATGGAAAGGGCATTTTTTTCACCTAGAGATAATATATTCATCTCTTCTCCATAATAAATAAACACAAGAAATCCGAGCAAAGTAACTATTCCCATAATAAGAGCCTCGCTCCAGGTCTTAGATGAAAAACTTCCCATGAGCCAGAAAACTATTGAAGCCACTTCATCACCGGCTATATACTTGGTAAAGGTGAGTCCAGCAGAAAAAAATGCACCTATTATTACCCCAGAAAGTATAAGTGATACAGAATTTATTTTCCCTCCGAAAGTAGCCATTTTTAAAACCATACTCAGGCTGATTATTGCAAAAACAAAGGCCATTAGCTGAACTGTAAAGCCACCTAGAAAACTTAGTTTCAATATTATGGCGAGGGCTGCTCCGAAGGATGCTCCTGCTGATATTCCCAGAGTATAGGGGTCTGCCAGTGGATTTAAGAGTACTCCCTGAAATACAAGACCACTGAGACTTAGAGCTGCTCCTGCTATCATAGATACTACTATCCGTGGGAGCCTGACCTCTCTTACTATAACCCATTCAGTCATCCCAACTTTTTCAGGATTTAGATTAAATAATATTTCAAAAACATCTTTTACAGGGATTTTGATATATCCCATCC is drawn from Ilyobacter polytropus DSM 2926 and contains these coding sequences:
- a CDS encoding ABC transporter ATP-binding protein gives rise to the protein MIKAENINYSVPGKNIIKGVDLHIKKGRFYGILGPNGSGKTTLMDIICGVIADYHGSIEVMGKDLKKYHKKDLAKVLALVPQNFNTSFSFNVEEILEMGRYPHKKKFSFLGKEDREIINEVVKELELGSIIDKKITDLSGGERQRAIFGKALIQETPILFLDESTSNLDPYYAHSLLKKVRDRVEEKSLTVISVFHDFTLASLYCDEIIFLKDGKVVKIGETEHTLTPENIKNVFNINSKMMESDDKKFVIPYM
- a CDS encoding ABC transporter substrate-binding protein; its protein translation is MKFKIAVIWMLITINVFAYEVMEGSKPRKLEKSYQRIISIYPAHTEVILDLGGKSKLVGTVKEKGISERTQGIKGFSYNDSLEKYLSVRPDLVIIRPMYRDKNKNLFKRLESMGITVVSLQPVSYNDLERYWMDIGRLIGRENAGKEYVNKYRKGLESIGVQDRKRKKVFFEARMQNGLYTASKESIAHFIIEKAGGDILTGNEEPLRKGTSTITPVNMEYLISQGSAIDTYLVQQGRMNSRTKEDIKKTPGYSSIKAVKTGSIYMIDEGALSRPTIKILDAMKEIKKILSKQS
- a CDS encoding HD domain-containing protein encodes the protein MEVNEIQKLMISYFGKDVRRINHALKVYCFAKSIGESENLDSEKQKILEISAILHDIGIKISEEKYNSSAGKYQELEGPDVARKLIKDIDLSEKIKERICYLIGNHHSYDKIDGIDFQILVEADFLVNIYEDKLNSETAATVKKKYFETKTGREYISSLYGV
- a CDS encoding FecCD family ABC transporter permease; translation: MEKRRFRIWLISGIAIFSVALLVYAGMGYIKIPVKDVFEILFNLNPEKVGMTEWVIVREVRLPRIVVSMIAGAALSLSGLVFQGVLLNPLADPYTLGISAGASFGAALAIILKLSFLGGFTVQLMAFVFAIISLSMVLKMATFGGKINSVSLILSGVIIGAFFSAGLTFTKYIAGDEVASIVFWLMGSFSSKTWSEALIMGIVTLLGFLVFIYYGEEMNILSLGEKNALSMGVETSRVRKILLVTASIISAVSVSVCGIIGFVGLIVPHLMRFLVGTDNKKLIFICAIWGAIILSAADNLVRAVLPNEIPIGIMTSLLGAPFFAFIFRKRLSGGRL
- a CDS encoding DUF4250 domain-containing protein translates to MEIKNMKSMDPNLLLSIVNMKLRDEFESLDDLLRYYNLKESDLTDKIKEIGYHYCEETNQFIGC
- a CDS encoding HAD hydrolase-like protein encodes the protein MKKFDLVIFDLDGTLTDSRVGITKSVSYALDKMGIKPTSLKELEHFIGPPLMDTFMGHYKFSKCDSEKAVNLFRERYSEKGLYENIPFHNINTLLSDLKKSGMKLAVATSKPQHFSEKILDHFLLSQYFDEIIGSSLDNSFSHKNEIIAETLKRFPGISKEKTVMVGDRKFDIEGARENGILSIGVKYGFADPGEIDAACPQFQADNVEDLFKILL